A single region of the Terriglobales bacterium genome encodes:
- a CDS encoding PIG-L family deacetylase translates to MPSATARPLVPEDRGSAALAQSLRKLQTTGRVAYMIAHPDDEDGGTVTMLSRGKGYQVTFLALSRGEAAGDAVSGDFGPPLGIRRTLEMVRSSEYYGARLRMSRFLDFGLSKTLAKTLRYWNEEDALRDMVRFIRQERPQVMLSRWQGNPGDRLGNHEIDGLVSRQAFDAAGDPTRFPEQIAEGLEPWQPLKFYNDNRSEADDWTIRVDSGVYDPVLGRTYGQ, encoded by the coding sequence GTGCCCTCAGCCACAGCGCGTCCACTCGTGCCGGAGGACCGTGGCTCCGCCGCCCTGGCTCAATCTTTGCGCAAGCTGCAGACCACCGGCCGCGTTGCATACATGATTGCGCATCCCGACGATGAAGATGGTGGCACCGTCACCATGCTGAGCCGAGGCAAGGGCTATCAGGTGACGTTTCTTGCTCTGAGTCGCGGCGAAGCTGCAGGTGATGCTGTCAGCGGCGACTTCGGTCCTCCGCTCGGAATTCGTCGCACCCTGGAGATGGTGCGGTCCTCTGAGTACTACGGCGCTCGGCTTCGTATGTCACGCTTCCTCGACTTCGGCCTATCCAAGACTCTGGCCAAGACCTTGCGCTATTGGAATGAAGAAGACGCGCTGCGCGACATGGTCCGCTTCATCCGTCAGGAACGCCCTCAGGTCATGCTTTCGCGTTGGCAGGGCAATCCGGGAGACAGATTGGGAAATCACGAGATCGACGGACTCGTTTCGCGGCAAGCATTCGATGCTGCCGGGGATCCGACACGCTTTCCCGAGCAGATTGCGGAAGGACTGGAACCCTGGCAGCCCTTGAAGTTCTACAACGACAATCGCAGCGAAGCTGACGACTGGACCATACGCGTGGATTCGGGGGTTTACGATCCGGTTCTGGGACGCACGTATGGGCAG